The following are encoded in a window of Phragmites australis chromosome 22, lpPhrAust1.1, whole genome shotgun sequence genomic DNA:
- the LOC133904858 gene encoding V-type proton ATPase 16 kDa proteolipid subunit has translation MSSVFSGDETAPFFGFLGAAAALVFSCMGAAYGTAKSGVGVASMGVMRPELVMKSIVPVVMAGVLGIYGLIIAVIISTGINPKAKPYFLFDGYAHLSSGLACGLAGLAAGMAIGIVGDAGVRANAQQPKLFVGMILILIFAEALALYGLIVGIILSSRAGQSRAD, from the exons atgtcgtCGGTGTTCAGCGGCGATGAGACCGCGCCCTTCTTCGGCTtcctcggcgccgccgccgcgctcgtaTTCTCAT GCATGGGGGCGGCGTACGGGACGGCCAAGAGCGGCGTCGGCGTGGCGTCCATGGGTGTCATGCGCCCCGAGCTCGTCATGAAGTCCATCGTGCCCGTTGTCATGGCTGGTGTGCTCGGTATCTATGGCCTCATCATCGCTGTCATCATCAGCACTGGGATCAACCCCAAAGCCAAGCCTTACTTCCTCTTCGACGGCTACGCGCACCTTTCGTCCGGCCTTGCCTGTGGTCTCGCTGGGCTTGCTGCTGGCATGGCCATCGGAATTGTCGGTGATGCTGGTGTCAG GGCGAATGCACAGCAGCCAAAACTGTTTGTGGGCATgatcctcatcctcatctttGCGGAAGCGCTTGCCCTGTACGGTCTCATCGTTGGCATCATCCTGTCATCCCGTGCCGGCCAATCCCGTGCAGATTAG
- the LOC133904283 gene encoding uncharacterized protein LOC133904283 isoform X2 yields the protein MATATAGGEKERGREGLVVYVLALPAALPLPVAVSRMDAAVPRKARTCRPRVKPSGWWAFRLLVPPLEEAKNPSEEARLPVLPPSAAKNTMEEAMPPHSQRLRVPPPPDLDTAAPVKKKPAKRSRRCLHCGSAETPQWRSGPMGRGTLCNACGVRLRAAGALRESEHRPPPATVRTVAEPLSLESALSDPPPDIPIWEPHEPPRDVYLVRKPSKRRRPPRKEAAPEPAIYLVKKKKLLKKPWAWRPRNTGKSCLHCGSSSTPQWREGPLGRGTLCNACGVRYRQGRLLPEYRPVGSPTFVPSEHANRHREVLQLHRQRQDKNHHPPPPKQPQPVDDSLPDPRVGGNGHSADTPWCDGDDLIDVLQLRRQRQDKDQYPPTPLHRPLPQPVDDSLAGNLRVGVNSDSADALAGCGGGNDLTDMPRSLDSLLLDGPSAPLIVDGDEFLIS from the coding sequence atggccaccgccaccgccggcgggGAGAAGGAGCGGGGGCGGGAGGGCCTCGTCGTCTACGTCCTCGCGCTCCCGGCAGCGCTGCCCCTGCCCGTCGCCGTCTCCCGCATGGACGCCGCCGTCCCGCGCAAGGCGCGCACCTGCCGCCCCCGCGTGAAGCCCTCTGGCTGGTGGGCCTTCAGGCTGCTCGTTCCCCCGCTGGAGGAGGCAAAGAACCCATCGGAAGAGGCGAGGCTCCCCGTCCTGCCGCCGTCGGCAGCCAAGAACACGATGGAGGAGGCGATGCCTCCCCATTCCCAGCGCCTGCGCGTGCCCCCGCCCCCTGATCTCGACACCGCCGCGCCGGTCAAGAAGAAGCCGGCGAAGAGGTCAAGGAGGTGCCTGCACTGCGGCTCGGCCGAGACGCCGCAGTGGAGGTCGGGGCCGATGGGGCGGGGCACGCTCTGCAACGCCTGCGGCGTTCGGCTCAGGGCGGCCGGGGCCCTGCGGGAGTCGGAGCACCGCCCTCCGCCGGCGACGGTGAGGACGGTTGCGGAGCCGCTGTCGCTGGAAAGCGCGTTATCGGACCCCCCGCCGGACATCCCGATCTGGGAGCCCCATGAGCCACCGCGGGACGTCTACCTGGTGAGGAAGCCATCGAAGCGGAGGAGGCCTCCGAGGAAGGAAGCCGCACCGGAGCCGGCGATCTACCtggtcaagaagaagaagctgttGAAAAAGCCGTGGGCGTGGAGGCCTCGGAACACGGGGAAGAGCTGCCTGCACTGCGGCTCGTCGTCGACGCCGCAGTGGAGGGAGGGGCCGTTGGGTCGCGGCACGCTGTGCAACGCGTGCGGCGTGCGGTACAGGCAAGGGAGGCTACTGCCGGAGTACCGGCCGGTGGGGAGCCCCACCTTCGTCCCGTCGGAGCACGCCAACAGACACCGCGAGGTGCTCCAGCTGCACCGGCAGCGGCAGGACAAGAACCACCACCCTCCGCCACCGAAGCAGCCGCAACCCGTGGACGACAGCCTCCCCGACCCGCGCGTCGGCGGTAACGGCCACTCGGCTGACACGCCATGGTGCGACGGCGATGACCTGATCGACGTGCTCCAGCTGCGCCGGCAGAGGCAGGACAAGGACCAGTACCCGCCAACCCCGCTGCATCGACCGCTACCGCAACCCGTGGACGACAGCCTCGCCGGCAACCTGCGCGTTGGCGTCAACAGCGACTCGGCCGACGCCCTGGCGGGGTGCGGCGGTGGCAATGACCTGACCGACATGCCGAGGTCGCTGGACTCGCTGCTTCTCGACGGGCCGTCGGCGCCACTCATCGTGGACGGCGACGAGTTCTTGATCAGCTAG
- the LOC133904700 gene encoding long chain acyl-CoA synthetase 9, chloroplastic-like: MNPYFVGFLVPIAVSLLLRKRRNVEKKRGVPVEVGGEPGYAVCNYQFEQPVETHWEGVSTLAELFEQSCKEYVYMPLLGTRKLISRETELAPGGRSFEKLHLGEYEWKCYAEAFKSVCNFSSGLVRLGHQKNERVAIFAETRAEWQIALQACFRQNITVVTIYASLGEEALCHSLNETEVTTVVCGQKELKKLIDISGQLDTVKRVVYINEEGISAEVSLARNSTSWIINSFEEVDRLGNEAPVDANMPLRSDVAVIMYTSGSTGLPKGVMMTHRNVLATLSAVMTIVPALGRNDIYLAYLPLAHILELAAEALMAAVGASIGYGSPLTLTDTSNKIKKGTLGDASALKPTLMTAVPAILDRVRDGVRKKVDAKGGVAKKLFDIAYNRRLVAINGSWLGAWGLEKLLWDTLVFGKVRAILGGKIRFVLSGGAPLSGDTQRFINICLGAPIGQGYGLTETCGGGTFSEYDDTSVGRVGAPLPCSYIKLIDWPEGGYLTTDSPMPRGEIVIGGPSVTKGYFKNEAKTNEVYKDDEKGMRWFYSGDIGRFHPDGCLEIIDRKKDIVKLQHGEYVSLGKVESALIVSPYVENIMIHADPFHNYCVALVVPAHNELENWALQQGVKYSDFSDLCQKQEAVKEVLGSLAKAAKQARLEKFEIPAKIKLIPEPWTPESGLVTAALKLKREVLRKTYENDLSQLYA, from the exons ATGAATCCTTATTTTGTTGGCTTTCTTGTCCCCATCGCGGTCTCCCTGCTGCTCCGCAAGAGGAGAAATGTTGAAAAGAAGAGGGGAGTGCCAGTTGAGGTTGGTGGAGAGCCTGGATATGCAGTCTGTAACTATCAATTCGAACAACCAGTTGAAACACACTGGGAAGGGGtatccacacttgctgagctgTTCGAGCAATCTTGCAAGGAGTATGTTTACATGCCCCTCCTTGGCACCAGGAAGCTCATTTCAAGGGAAACTGAATTAGCACCCGGCGGGAGATCATTTGAGAAGCTTCATCTGGGCGAATATGAGTGGAAATGTTATGCTGAGGCCTTCAAGAGTGTTTGCAACTTTTCATCTGGACTAGTTCGGTTAGGTCACCAGAAGAATGAGCGTGTTGCTATTTTTGCTGAGACACGAGCTGAGTGGCAGATTGCACTGCAG GCATGCTTCAGACAAAATATAACTGTTGTCACCATCTATGCGTCCCTGGGGGAGGAAGCATTATGCCACTCGCTAAATGAG ACTGAGGTCACTACTGTAGTTTGCGGTCAGAAAGAACTAAAAAAGTTGATTGATATAAGTGGGCAACTTGACACTGTCAAGCGTGTTGTCTATATCAATGAGGAAGGCATCTCAGCTGAAGTTTCTTTAGCTCGAAACAGCACTAGCTGGATAATCAACTCGTTCGAGGAAGTGGACAGATTAGGAAATGAAGCACCTGTTGATGCAAACATGCCTCTCCGATCTGATGTCGCAGTGATAATGTATACAAGTGGTAGCACTGGATTGCCCAAG GGAGTTATGATGACCCACCGCAACGTCCTGGCTACACTCTCAGCAGTTATGACAATCGTGCCTGCACTTGGCAGAAACGATATATACTTGGCCTACCTCCCACTTGCACACATTCTTGAGTTGGCAGCAGAG GCACTTATGGCTGCTGTCGGGGCCTCCATAGGATatggatcacctttgactctgactgatacatcaaacaaaataaaaaagggaactctaggtgatgcttCTGCACTGAAGCCAACACTGATGACTGCCGTACCTGCTATACTTGACCGTGTTCGTGATGGTGTGAGGAAAAAG GTGGATGCGAAGGGTGGTGTAGCAAAGAAATTATTCGACATTGCCTATAACCGTCGGCTTGTTGCAATCAATGGAAGTTGGCTTGGTGCCTGGGGATTGGAGAAACTCTTGTGGGATACACTTGTGTTTGGAAAGGTGCGTGCAATTTTGGGAGGAAAGATTCGCTTTGTACTTTCAGGTGGAGCACCTCTGTCTGGAGATACTCAGAGATTTATCAATATATGCCTTGG GGCTCCAATAGGGCAAGGGTATGGGCTTACTGAAACTTGTGGTGGAGGGACATTTTCCGAGTATGATGACACATCTGTTGGCCGTGTTGGTGCTCCGCTACCTTGTTCGTATATTAAG TTGATTGACTGGCCCGAAGGTGGATACTTAACAACTGATTCACCCATGCCTCGGGGAGAAATAGTCATTGGGGGTCCTAGTGTAACTAAAGGCTATTTCAAGaatgaagctaaaacaaatgaAGTCTACAAG GATGATGAAAAAGGTATGCGGTGGTTCTATTCTGGTGACATCGGACGTTTCCATCCGGATGGCTGCCTTGAAATCATTGACCGTAAGAAAGATATTGTGAAGCTTCAACATGGCGAATATGTATCTCTTGGGAAG GTGGAGTCTGCTTTGATTGTGAGCCCATATGTGGAGAACATCATGATTCATGCTGATCCTTTCCACAATTACTGTGTTGCTCTTGTGGTACCTGCACACAATGAGCTGGAAAACTGGGCTTTGCAGCAAGGAGTTAAATACAGTGATTTCTCAGATTTGTGCCAGAAGCAAGAAGCTGTTAAAGAAGTACTTGGATCTTTAGCAAAG GCTGCAAAGCAAGCGCGGCTTGAGAAGTTTGAGATCCCAGCAAAAATCAAATTGATACCAGAGCCATGGACCCCCGAGTCGGGCCTAGTCACTGCTGCCCTCAAGCTTAAGAGGGAGGTGCTCAGGAAGACGTATGAGAATGATCTGTCTCAGTTGTACGCCTGA
- the LOC133904283 gene encoding uncharacterized protein LOC133904283 isoform X1: MTRHLSQPSLLPLLLTRPAAGRRLSARSPVAAAAFPSQLAQPPSMATAEAGDRRETPGLGPRTQRSKGTRDMATATAGGEKERGREGLVVYVLALPAALPLPVAVSRMDAAVPRKARTCRPRVKPSGWWAFRLLVPPLEEAKNPSEEARLPVLPPSAAKNTMEEAMPPHSQRLRVPPPPDLDTAAPVKKKPAKRSRRCLHCGSAETPQWRSGPMGRGTLCNACGVRLRAAGALRESEHRPPPATVRTVAEPLSLESALSDPPPDIPIWEPHEPPRDVYLVRKPSKRRRPPRKEAAPEPAIYLVKKKKLLKKPWAWRPRNTGKSCLHCGSSSTPQWREGPLGRGTLCNACGVRYRQGRLLPEYRPVGSPTFVPSEHANRHREVLQLHRQRQDKNHHPPPPKQPQPVDDSLPDPRVGGNGHSADTPWCDGDDLIDVLQLRRQRQDKDQYPPTPLHRPLPQPVDDSLAGNLRVGVNSDSADALAGCGGGNDLTDMPRSLDSLLLDGPSAPLIVDGDEFLIS, encoded by the exons ATGACTCGTCACCTTTCTCaaccctctctcctccctctgctGCTGACACGCccggccgccggccgccgcttgTCCGCTCGCTCgcctgtcgccgccgccgccttcccgTCGCAGCTCGCCCAGCCTCCGTCcatggcgacggcggaggcagGGGACAGACGAGAG ACACCAGGATTAGGACCAAGAACCCAGCGATCTAAGGGGACCAGAGACatggccaccgccaccgccggcgggGAGAAGGAGCGGGGGCGGGAGGGCCTCGTCGTCTACGTCCTCGCGCTCCCGGCAGCGCTGCCCCTGCCCGTCGCCGTCTCCCGCATGGACGCCGCCGTCCCGCGCAAGGCGCGCACCTGCCGCCCCCGCGTGAAGCCCTCTGGCTGGTGGGCCTTCAGGCTGCTCGTTCCCCCGCTGGAGGAGGCAAAGAACCCATCGGAAGAGGCGAGGCTCCCCGTCCTGCCGCCGTCGGCAGCCAAGAACACGATGGAGGAGGCGATGCCTCCCCATTCCCAGCGCCTGCGCGTGCCCCCGCCCCCTGATCTCGACACCGCCGCGCCGGTCAAGAAGAAGCCGGCGAAGAGGTCAAGGAGGTGCCTGCACTGCGGCTCGGCCGAGACGCCGCAGTGGAGGTCGGGGCCGATGGGGCGGGGCACGCTCTGCAACGCCTGCGGCGTTCGGCTCAGGGCGGCCGGGGCCCTGCGGGAGTCGGAGCACCGCCCTCCGCCGGCGACGGTGAGGACGGTTGCGGAGCCGCTGTCGCTGGAAAGCGCGTTATCGGACCCCCCGCCGGACATCCCGATCTGGGAGCCCCATGAGCCACCGCGGGACGTCTACCTGGTGAGGAAGCCATCGAAGCGGAGGAGGCCTCCGAGGAAGGAAGCCGCACCGGAGCCGGCGATCTACCtggtcaagaagaagaagctgttGAAAAAGCCGTGGGCGTGGAGGCCTCGGAACACGGGGAAGAGCTGCCTGCACTGCGGCTCGTCGTCGACGCCGCAGTGGAGGGAGGGGCCGTTGGGTCGCGGCACGCTGTGCAACGCGTGCGGCGTGCGGTACAGGCAAGGGAGGCTACTGCCGGAGTACCGGCCGGTGGGGAGCCCCACCTTCGTCCCGTCGGAGCACGCCAACAGACACCGCGAGGTGCTCCAGCTGCACCGGCAGCGGCAGGACAAGAACCACCACCCTCCGCCACCGAAGCAGCCGCAACCCGTGGACGACAGCCTCCCCGACCCGCGCGTCGGCGGTAACGGCCACTCGGCTGACACGCCATGGTGCGACGGCGATGACCTGATCGACGTGCTCCAGCTGCGCCGGCAGAGGCAGGACAAGGACCAGTACCCGCCAACCCCGCTGCATCGACCGCTACCGCAACCCGTGGACGACAGCCTCGCCGGCAACCTGCGCGTTGGCGTCAACAGCGACTCGGCCGACGCCCTGGCGGGGTGCGGCGGTGGCAATGACCTGACCGACATGCCGAGGTCGCTGGACTCGCTGCTTCTCGACGGGCCGTCGGCGCCACTCATCGTGGACGGCGACGAGTTCTTGATCAGCTAG
- the LOC133905126 gene encoding chaperone protein dnaJ GFA2, mitochondrial-like yields MARAAASRLAAAATSSSTRELFARHLAAAAAAASSAWDGPWRMPNPGRERRTPSWWFPSRSFHATRRVNARDYYDVLGVSKDASAPDIKKAYYVLAKKFHPDTNKDDADAEKKFQEVNHAYEVLKDDDKRATYDELGPEAYERQASGGGPDGFPGGQGFPHGNPFSDIFTDIFDNAFKGGQDVKVSVELSFMEAVQGCRKTITYEADSFCGTCNGSGVPPGTVPKTCKACRGAGVIYMQRGLFTLESTCSQCSGSGKIVKNFCKTCKGEQVVKGKMSVKLDIMAGIDDNDTMKVCGKGGADVERNKPGDLYVTIKVREDPIFRREGNHVHVDAVLSIAQAVLGGTVSVPTLTGNVSVKVRQGTQPGEKVALRGKGIKARNSSMFGNQYIHFNIRVPTELTQRQRELIDEFDKEECTNGQRVAAASG; encoded by the exons atggcgcgcgccgccgcctccaggctcgccgccgcggcgaccTCTTCCTCGACG CGCGAGCTGTTCGcccgccacctcgccgccgccgccgccgccgcctcctcggcgTGGGACGGCCCGTGGCGGATGCCCAATCCAG GGAGGGAGAGGCGGACTCCGAGCTGGTGGTTCCCGAGCAGGTCGTTCCATG CCACAAGGAGGGTGAATGCAAGGGATTACTATGATGTGCTTGGAGTGAGCAAGGATGCTTCTGCGCCGGATATAAAGAAGGCATATTATGTG CTTGCAAAGAAGTTCCATCCTGATACTAATAAAGATGATGCTGATgcagaaaaaaaatttcaagaagTTAATCATGCCTATGAG GTTTTGAAGGATGATGATAAGCGTGCAACATATGATGAG CTTGGACCAGAAGCATATGAGCGTCAAGCATCAGGTGGTGGCCCAGATGGTTTCCCTGGAGGGCAGGGTTTTCCTCACGGTAACCCATTTAGTGACATCTTTACCGAT ATCTTTGATAATGCTTTCAAAGGAGGTCAAGATGTCAAG GTTTCTGTTGAACTATCATTCATGGAAGCTGTCCAAGGCTGCAGAAAAACCATTACATATGAAGCTGATTCTTTCTGTGGGACTTGCA ATGGGAGTGGTGTTCCCCCTGGAACTGTGCCTAAAACATGTAAAGCTTGTAGAGGTGCCGGTGTG ATATACATGCAGAGGGGTCTATTTACTCTTGAATCTACTTGTTCCCAGTGCAGTGGGAGCGGTAAAATTGTGAAG AATTTTTGTAAGACCTGCAAAGGCGAACAGGTAGTGAAGGGGAAAATGTCAGTCAAGCTAGACATAATGGCAG GAATTGATGATAATGACACCATGAAGGTTTGTGGTAAGGGTGGTGCAGATGTTGAGCGTAATAAACCTGGTGACCTTTATGTTACTATCAAG GTCAGAGAGGATCCTATCTTTCGTAGAGAAGGCAACCATGTGCATGTTGATGCTGTTCTAAGCATTGCCCAG GCTGTCTTAGGTGGAACTGTCTCGGTACCAACCCTCACTGGAAATGTTTCAGTCAAG GTTCGCCAAGGTACCCAACCAGGAGAGAAGGTAGCCCTGCGGGGCAAAG GAATAAAAGCAAGGAATTCCTCGATGTTCGGTAATCAGTATATACACTTCAATATCAGAGTTCCAAC GGAGCTGACACAGCGGCAACGGGAGTTGATAGATGAGTTCGATAAAGAGGAGTGCACCAACGGTCAGAGAGTTGCTGCTGCCTCCGGTTGA